The genomic region CCGTTCGGCCCGTCCAGGCAGGAGACCAGACCATGACCGCCCCCGATCAGACGATCCCCGCGGCCCCGCAGGCACCGGCCGGGCCCGCCGTGCCCGAAACGGTGGCCGAGACCGTGGCGGTGGCCACCGAGACCGTGGCGGCGGGGCGGGTGGAGGTCCTCGTGCGCCGGCTGGACCGTGCGGTGGCGCCGCCGGCGTACGCCCAGCCGTCCGACGCGGGCGCGGACCTGGTGACCACGCAGGATGTGACCCTCGCGCCGGGCGAGCGGGCCGTCGTCGGCACGGGCCTGGCGATCGCGCTGCCGGCGGGCTACGCGGCCTTCGTGCATCCGCGCAGCGGCCTGGCCGCGCGGCACGGCGTGACGGTGGTCAACGCGCCCGGCACGGTCGACGCCGGTTACCGTGGTGAAATCAAAGTAGTTCTCATCAATACCGATCGATCCGATCCGATCACGTTGCGTAGGGGCGACCGGATCGCCCAGCTCGTGGTGCAGCGTGTGGAGCATGCCGTCTTCCGCGACGTGGACGAGCTGCCCGCCTCGGTGCGCGGCAGCGGTGGGTTCGGATCGACGGGTGGCTTCGGCTCGACGGAGGGTCCCGGTGCCGGGGTCGGCGCGGGGACGCCCGGGGGGGCGGGAAGGGAGTCCGGTGGTGTTCGGCCGCGGGCGTAGGGAATCCGATCAGCGCGAGGCGTCCCGGGTCGAGGCTTCCGAGCGGCGTGCGCCGGTCGCCGAGGCCGCATCGGTGATGGCGGACGGTCCCTACGACGTCACCGAGGCGCCGCAGGACGATCTCCACCGGCTCGACCTCGGCTCGTTGCGGATCCCGGCGCTGCCGGGCGTGCAGGTGCAGTTCCAGGTGGAGGAGGCGACCGGCCAGCCGTTGACGGTGCTCATCACCGACGGGCGCAGCGCGATGGAGCTGTCGGTCTTCGCCGCGCCCAAGAGCAGCGGCCTGTGGGACGAGGTGCGCGCCGAGATCCTGACGACGATCGAGGCGGCCGGCGGTCGCGAGGCGAACGGCCCGTTCGGGCCCGAGCTGCGGATGCTGCTGCCCACCGGCCGCCCGGGCGAGACCGTTCCCGGCCGGATGATGGGCGTCGACGGCCCGCGCTGGTTCCTGCGTGCCGTGGTGACGGGCGTGGCCGGGGGCGAGCCGGGGGCCGCGCCGCTGCTCGACGAGACGCTGCGCCAGCTCGTGGTGTCCCGCGGCGACGGCGCGATGCCGGTGCGGGATCCCCTGCCGCTGACCCTGCCCCGGGAGGTCGCCGACCATCCCGACGGCCCCGGCGGCTCGGCGACCGCGGCGACGAGCGGACGGCCCGGCATGCCGGTGCCCGGCGTCCGCACCGCCGAGCTCCGCTGACCCGGGGCGCCACGCGCCGCCCTGCACCGCACACAATACGTATCCGCACGTGGATCGCTCGATCGTGCGGCTTGCCGCGGGCACACTGAGCCTCGGTCATTCGTTGCATCAGACGTGTTCGGGCAGGGTTGCTCGCGCGGGAACGGAGGAGCCGTGGGCGAGCCACACGGTTGGTGGGGGCGCAAGCTCCACAGGCTGACGGCGGGGACGAACGAGCTCGACGCCGAGGATCTCCAGGCCGCGTCCGCGGCGGCGGGTGCCGTCCCGATGAGCGGCTGTCGTGACCGGGACGAGACATGCGTCGCGGGTACCATCCAGGCGGTGACGGTGCGCGCGCGTGCCGGCGCGCCGACCCTCGAGGTCGACATCTACGACGGCAGCGGCACCGTGACGCTGGTGTTCCTGGGCCGCCGGGACATCCCGGGCCTGCGGGCCGGCGCCTCGGTGAAGGCTTCCGGTCGCATCACCGTGCAGGAGGGTCGCCCGAGCATCTTCAATCCGCGATACGAACTTCTCCCGGTCCCCTCCGCGAGCGCCTAGGTTCGGGCGGGGAACCGGCCCCTACCGACAGGATCCCCATCGACGATGCCACGACTGCCCACCCCCGACGCACCGCCGATGACGATGTCCGAGGCCATCGGCGGGCCCCGGGGGATCATCGACAGCTCCATCCCGACCGTGGCGTTCGTGACGGTGAACGCCGAGGCCGGGCTGACCGCCGGCATCGCCGTCGCCGTCGCCGCCGCGCTTGCCCTGCTCGTCCTGCGCATCGTGCGGCACGAACCGACGCAGCAGACGTTCTCCGGCCTGTTCGCCGTCGCGGTCGCGGCGTTCGTCGCCTCACGCACCGGCGACGCGAAGGGGTTCTTCCTCCCCGGTATCGCGAAGAACGCCGTCGGCGTCGTCGTGGCGCTGCTGTCCGTGGTGCTGCGCCGGCCGATCGCCGGCTATCTGATGGCCGGCCTGGACGCCCGCTACGTGGGCTGGCAGAACGATTCCCGCCAGCGGCGGGCGGCGGTGTGGGCGACGCTGGTCTGGGGCGCCGTGTTCGCCCTGCGCTTCGGCGTGCAGGGCGTGCTCTACCTCGCCGACGAGTCCGGCTGGCTGGCGGCGGCGAACATCGCGCTCGGCCTGCCGCTGTTCGGCCTCGCCGTCCTCGCCAGCTTCGCCATCGTGCGCCGGCTAGCCCCCCTTCCGCCGCAGCCGCCCGCCGCAGCCGTGGTCGACGGCGAGGTGGTCGGGAGTGAGTGGGTCGGGAGTGAGGCGGTCGAGGGCGAGGTGGTGCGGGCGGACGGGCCGTCCCCCGAGGCGCCGGGGTCGGCCGGTCGGGTCAGCCCCTGAGGGTCTGCTCGGGCACGGGGCCGAGCAGGGCGGCGAGCTGCTCCTCGGCCTCCGAGCTGGTCGCGACCGCGAGCACCTCGTCGCCGTGTTCCAGCGTCGCGTCCGGGGAGGGGATGACCGCCCGCCCGTCGCGCAGGATCACCACGAGGGCGGTGTCCGGCGGCAGGGTGATCTCGCTGATGCGCAGGCCGACCACGGGCGCGTCCTCGGCGAGGGTGAGTTCGACGAGGGAGGCGTCGCTCTGCCGGAAGCGCATGAGCCGCACCAGGTCGCCGACGCTGACGGCCTCCTCGACCAGCGCGGTGAGCAGTCGCGGCGCGGAGACGGCGACGTCGACCCCCCACGACTCGGTGAACAGCCACTCGTTCTTGGGGTGATTGACCCGGGCGACCACCCGCGGCACGCCGAACTCGGTCTTCGCCAGCAGCGACACGACGAGGTTGACCTTGTCGTCCCCGGTCGCCGCCACCAGGACGGTGCATTCGTTCAGCCCCGCGGCGTCGAGCTGGGACAGCTCGCAGGCGTCGGCGAGCAGCCACCG from Frankia alni ACN14a harbors:
- the dut gene encoding dUTP diphosphatase — its product is MTAPDQTIPAAPQAPAGPAVPETVAETVAVATETVAAGRVEVLVRRLDRAVAPPAYAQPSDAGADLVTTQDVTLAPGERAVVGTGLAIALPAGYAAFVHPRSGLAARHGVTVVNAPGTVDAGYRGEIKVVLINTDRSDPITLRRGDRIAQLVVQRVEHAVFRDVDELPASVRGSGGFGSTGGFGSTEGPGAGVGAGTPGGAGRESGGVRPRA
- a CDS encoding DUF3710 domain-containing protein, whose product is MFGRGRRESDQREASRVEASERRAPVAEAASVMADGPYDVTEAPQDDLHRLDLGSLRIPALPGVQVQFQVEEATGQPLTVLITDGRSAMELSVFAAPKSSGLWDEVRAEILTTIEAAGGREANGPFGPELRMLLPTGRPGETVPGRMMGVDGPRWFLRAVVTGVAGGEPGAAPLLDETLRQLVVSRGDGAMPVRDPLPLTLPREVADHPDGPGGSATAATSGRPGMPVPGVRTAELR
- a CDS encoding OB-fold nucleic acid binding domain-containing protein, with translation MGEPHGWWGRKLHRLTAGTNELDAEDLQAASAAAGAVPMSGCRDRDETCVAGTIQAVTVRARAGAPTLEVDIYDGSGTVTLVFLGRRDIPGLRAGASVKASGRITVQEGRPSIFNPRYELLPVPSASA
- a CDS encoding DUF3159 domain-containing protein, which gives rise to MPRLPTPDAPPMTMSEAIGGPRGIIDSSIPTVAFVTVNAEAGLTAGIAVAVAAALALLVLRIVRHEPTQQTFSGLFAVAVAAFVASRTGDAKGFFLPGIAKNAVGVVVALLSVVLRRPIAGYLMAGLDARYVGWQNDSRQRRAAVWATLVWGAVFALRFGVQGVLYLADESGWLAAANIALGLPLFGLAVLASFAIVRRLAPLPPQPPAAAVVDGEVVGSEWVGSEAVEGEVVRADGPSPEAPGSAGRVSP
- a CDS encoding potassium channel family protein, with product MTSSVRRVVIAGAGKVGRSIAAELLENGSEVLIIERDPQKIRADALPDARWLLADACELSQLDAAGLNECTVLVAATGDDKVNLVVSLLAKTEFGVPRVVARVNHPKNEWLFTESWGVDVAVSAPRLLTALVEEAVSVGDLVRLMRFRQSDASLVELTLAEDAPVVGLRISEITLPPDTALVVILRDGRAVIPSPDATLEHGDEVLAVATSSEAEEQLAALLGPVPEQTLRG